In bacterium (Candidatus Blackallbacteria) CG13_big_fil_rev_8_21_14_2_50_49_14, a genomic segment contains:
- a CDS encoding threonine--tRNA ligase has product MDENMIDREDPQYQLHCIRHSAAHIMAHAVQDLFPGSKFAIGPVIKDGFYYDMDLSRALTTEDLEAIEKRMKEIVKENNPFMREEWDKEQAIRWFDENGQNFKHEIIDGIADEKVSIYKEGDFTDLCAGPHVRYTKQCKHFKLLKVSGAYWRGDEKNPMLQRIYGTAWQTKEDLDKYLFQLEEAAKRDHRKLGKELGLVMFHEYAPGAPFWLPKGQTIFRILSDKMRNYNLRNGYVEVGTPQMFRKDLWQTSGHWDHYRENMFIFDDEDTQIGLKAMNCPSHMLIFKNERRSYRDLPLRIHDQGVLHRNEKSGALSGLTRVRKFCQDDAHLFVTPDQIESELRTLLTMAKNTYAVFGMKFSKVYLSTRPEDYMGELEMWNQAEASLAKVIQEADLKYEVNEGDGAFYGPKIDFIIEDALGREWQTATVQLDFQLPLRFELKYVDHDNTAKTPIVIHRAIYGSLERFMGVLIEHYAGAFPTWLAPIQCHVINLGEAHIEYASDLHKQLLAAGVRSHLDLRNESVNYKIREAQLQKIPYMLVVGDREMETGSVSVRALREGNQGSVSIAELIERIVSEATVDFADPI; this is encoded by the coding sequence ATGGACGAGAATATGATCGACAGAGAAGATCCCCAGTACCAATTGCACTGTATTCGCCACTCAGCGGCGCATATCATGGCCCATGCCGTGCAGGATCTGTTTCCTGGCAGCAAATTCGCAATTGGCCCCGTGATCAAAGATGGTTTTTACTACGATATGGATCTTTCCCGTGCCCTGACTACCGAAGATCTCGAAGCGATTGAAAAACGCATGAAAGAAATTGTCAAAGAAAACAACCCCTTCATGCGCGAAGAGTGGGACAAAGAGCAGGCCATTCGCTGGTTTGACGAAAATGGTCAGAATTTTAAACACGAAATCATCGACGGTATTGCCGATGAAAAGGTCTCGATTTATAAAGAAGGCGATTTTACCGATCTCTGCGCCGGCCCCCATGTACGCTATACCAAGCAGTGCAAGCATTTTAAATTGCTCAAGGTTTCAGGAGCCTATTGGCGTGGTGACGAAAAGAACCCCATGCTGCAACGCATTTATGGCACCGCCTGGCAAACCAAAGAAGATTTAGACAAATACCTCTTTCAGCTTGAAGAAGCGGCCAAACGGGATCACCGCAAACTGGGCAAAGAGCTGGGTCTTGTCATGTTTCATGAATACGCACCTGGCGCTCCCTTTTGGCTGCCCAAGGGTCAAACAATCTTCAGAATTCTTTCCGATAAAATGCGCAATTACAACCTGCGCAATGGCTATGTCGAAGTCGGCACTCCCCAAATGTTCCGCAAGGATCTCTGGCAAACCTCGGGCCACTGGGATCACTACCGCGAAAATATGTTTATCTTTGATGATGAAGACACCCAAATCGGTCTCAAAGCCATGAACTGCCCCAGTCATATGCTGATCTTCAAAAATGAACGCCGTTCTTACCGCGATTTGCCCCTGCGCATTCACGATCAGGGTGTTCTGCACCGCAATGAAAAATCAGGCGCGCTCTCAGGCTTGACCCGCGTGCGCAAATTCTGTCAGGATGATGCCCACCTGTTTGTCACCCCCGATCAAATCGAAAGCGAACTGCGTACCCTGCTGACCATGGCCAAGAACACCTATGCGGTTTTTGGCATGAAATTCAGCAAGGTTTACCTCTCCACCCGCCCAGAAGACTATATGGGAGAGCTGGAAATGTGGAACCAGGCCGAAGCCAGTCTCGCCAAAGTGATTCAGGAAGCCGATTTGAAATATGAAGTCAATGAGGGCGATGGCGCTTTCTATGGCCCGAAAATTGACTTTATTATTGAAGATGCGCTGGGCCGCGAATGGCAGACAGCCACCGTTCAACTCGACTTTCAATTGCCGCTGCGCTTTGAACTGAAATATGTCGATCATGACAATACAGCCAAAACCCCGATCGTGATTCACCGCGCCATTTATGGCAGCCTTGAGCGCTTTATGGGGGTCTTGATTGAACATTATGCAGGTGCGTTTCCCACCTGGCTGGCCCCAATTCAATGCCATGTGATCAACCTGGGCGAAGCCCATATTGAATATGCCAGCGACCTGCACAAACAATTGCTGGCAGCCGGTGTGCGTTCGCATCTGGATCTGCGCAATGAAAGCGTGAACTATAAAATTCGCGAAGCCCAATTGCAGAAGATTCCCTATATGCTGGTGGTCGGAGATCGTGAAATGGAAACCGGCTCGGTTTCAGTACGCGCTCTGCGTGAAGGCAATCAAGGCTCTGTCAGCATCGCTGAATTGATTGAGCGGATAGTAAGCGAAGCCACTGTCGATTTTGCGGATCCAATATGA